In one Shinella zoogloeoides genomic region, the following are encoded:
- the bfr gene encoding bacterioferritin, with translation MKGDTKVIEQLNEALYLELGAVNQYWLHYRLLEDWGYTLLAKKERAESIEEMQHADKLVARIIFLEGHPNLQTVAPLRIGQNVKEVLEADLAGEYDARAAYKKSRDICHAAGDYVTMKLFEELLIDEEGHIDFLETQLELFGKLGEEKYGQLNAAPANEAE, from the coding sequence TTGAAAGGCGACACAAAAGTCATCGAGCAGCTTAACGAAGCGCTCTATCTCGAGCTGGGTGCTGTCAACCAGTACTGGCTGCATTACCGCCTGCTGGAGGACTGGGGTTACACGCTTCTCGCCAAGAAGGAGCGCGCCGAATCGATCGAAGAGATGCAGCATGCCGATAAGCTTGTCGCCCGCATCATCTTCCTCGAAGGCCACCCGAACCTCCAGACCGTCGCACCGCTGCGCATCGGCCAGAACGTCAAGGAAGTGCTGGAAGCCGACCTTGCCGGCGAATACGACGCCCGCGCGGCCTACAAGAAGTCGCGCGACATCTGTCACGCGGCCGGCGACTACGTCACCATGAAGCTGTTCGAAGAGCTGCTGATCGACGAGGAAGGCCATATCGACTTCCTGGAGACCCAGCTCGAACTGTTCGGCAAGCTCGGCGAGGAAAAGTACGGCCAGCTCAACGCCGCGCCGGCCAACGAAGCCGAATAA
- the leuD gene encoding 3-isopropylmalate dehydratase small subunit codes for MDKFVKLTGVAAPLPVVNIDTDMIIPKDYLKTIKRTGLGKGLFAEARYNEDGSVNESFVLNKPAYQNATILVAGDNFGCGSSREHAPWALLDFGIRCVISTSFADIFYNNCFKNGILPIVVSQEDLDKLMDDASRGSNAILTVDLEAQEITGPDGGRIGFEIDAFRRHCLLNGLDDIGLTLEKATSIDSFEKATASSRPWA; via the coding sequence ATGGACAAGTTCGTCAAGCTGACCGGCGTCGCCGCGCCGCTTCCCGTCGTCAATATCGACACGGACATGATCATCCCGAAGGACTACCTCAAGACGATCAAGCGCACCGGCCTCGGCAAGGGCCTCTTCGCCGAAGCGCGCTACAACGAGGACGGCAGCGTCAACGAAAGCTTCGTGCTGAACAAGCCGGCCTACCAGAACGCCACGATCCTCGTCGCCGGCGACAATTTCGGCTGCGGCTCCTCGCGCGAGCATGCGCCGTGGGCGCTGCTCGACTTCGGCATCCGCTGCGTGATTTCCACGAGCTTCGCCGACATCTTCTACAACAACTGTTTCAAGAACGGCATCCTGCCGATCGTCGTCAGCCAGGAAGACCTGGACAAGCTGATGGACGACGCCAGCCGCGGTTCCAACGCCATCCTGACCGTTGACCTGGAAGCTCAGGAAATCACCGGTCCCGACGGCGGCCGCATCGGCTTCGAGATCGACGCCTTCCGCCGCCATTGCCTGCTGAACGGCCTCGACGACATCGGCCTGACGCTGGAAAAGGCGACGTCGATCGACAGTTTCGAGAAAGCCACCGCGTCCTCGCGTCCCTGGGCTTGA
- a CDS encoding metallopeptidase family protein, translated as MARIDQTEDWRNRHAPTISTFESLALEAYGHLPEEFRALTGNLIIEIAEFPSDDVFEDMALETPFDLLGLFEGRGISERFTVETGEMPNRITLYRRPILDYWAENEETLGDIITHVLIHEIGHHFGLSDDDMERIEASAEIAAG; from the coding sequence ATGGCCCGCATTGACCAGACCGAGGATTGGCGCAACCGCCATGCCCCGACAATCAGCACGTTCGAATCCCTGGCGCTGGAGGCCTATGGCCACCTGCCGGAAGAGTTCCGTGCGCTGACGGGCAACCTCATCATCGAGATCGCCGAATTCCCGAGCGACGACGTCTTTGAAGACATGGCGCTGGAAACGCCCTTCGACCTGCTCGGCCTGTTCGAGGGCCGCGGCATCAGCGAGCGCTTCACCGTCGAGACCGGCGAAATGCCCAACCGCATCACCCTCTACCGCCGCCCGATCCTCGATTACTGGGCGGAGAACGAGGAAACCCTCGGCGACATCATCACCCACGTCCTCATCCACGAGATCGGCCACCATTTCGGCCTGTCGGACGACGACATGGAGCGCATCGAGGCAAGCGCGGAAATCGCGGCGGGGTGA
- a CDS encoding RNA pyrophosphohydrolase: MAKEKHKVVRAEDLPYRPCVGIMVLNAENKVWAGRRIAVGNSEYDGSPQLWQMPQGGIDKNEDPLEAAWRELYEETGIKSASLLADAGRWINYDLPPHLIGIGLKGKYRGQTQRWFAFRFEGEESEIAINPPPGGHEAEFDAWEWKAMRDLPGLIVPFKRKVYEEVVETFAHLAP; the protein is encoded by the coding sequence ATGGCCAAGGAAAAGCACAAGGTGGTTCGGGCCGAGGACCTGCCCTACCGCCCCTGTGTCGGCATCATGGTGCTGAACGCCGAAAACAAGGTCTGGGCCGGCCGGCGCATTGCCGTCGGCAATTCCGAATACGACGGCTCGCCGCAGCTCTGGCAGATGCCGCAGGGCGGCATCGACAAGAACGAGGACCCGCTGGAAGCGGCCTGGCGCGAACTCTACGAGGAAACCGGCATCAAAAGCGCCTCGCTGCTCGCCGATGCCGGCCGCTGGATCAACTACGACCTGCCGCCGCACCTCATCGGCATCGGCCTCAAGGGCAAGTATCGCGGCCAGACGCAGCGCTGGTTCGCCTTCCGCTTCGAAGGCGAGGAGAGCGAGATCGCCATCAACCCGCCGCCAGGCGGGCACGAGGCCGAATTCGACGCCTGGGAATGGAAGGCGATGCGCGACCTGCCGGGGTTGATCGTGCCCTTCAAGCGCAAGGTCTACGAGGAAGTCGTCGAAACCTTCGCGCATCTGGCCCCCTGA
- a CDS encoding MFS transporter, with translation MANVSTVGNAKATPMTGEQKKVIFASSLGTVFEWYDFYLYGSLAIYIGATFFSQYPETTRNIFALLAFAAGFLVRPFGALVFGRLGDLVGRKYTFLVTILIMGFSTFVVGLLPGAASIGIAAPIILILLRMLQGLALGGEYGGAATYVAEHAPDGRRGYFTSWIQTTATLGLFLSLVVILAVQFMVGKEAFAAWGWRIPFLLSAILLGVSVWIRLKMNESPAFAKMKEEGKGSKAPLTEAFGQWRNAKIALLALFGAVVGQAVVWYSGQFYALFFLTGVLKVDGQSANLMVAASLLLGTGFFVFFGWLSDKIGRKPIIMAGLLLAMLTYFPLFKALTWAGNPALATAQDTVRATVTAAPGDCKFQFNPTGTAKFTTSCDIATDFLTRNSVPYDVVTTAAAGTPATVKIGEKTITSYDAIASADQAKALDAGFKKDVNIALHDAGYPLVRGAAKVPDSKLDAFVAANPELALDAAAIRAGEKATMPAADLVTAKLLTAEEAAGATDMAVYTIDKAGAFTMVADPANVNWVTIIAVLTVLVIYVTMVYGPIAALLVELFPTRIRYTGMSLPYHIGNGWFGGLLPATAFAMSAAQGDIYYGLWYPIVFAGITLVIGLLFLPETKDRDIHAMD, from the coding sequence ATGGCAAATGTTTCGACGGTGGGCAACGCCAAGGCGACGCCCATGACGGGCGAGCAGAAGAAGGTGATCTTCGCCTCTTCGCTCGGCACCGTTTTCGAGTGGTACGATTTCTATCTTTACGGTTCGCTGGCGATCTATATCGGCGCGACCTTCTTCAGCCAGTATCCCGAGACGACGCGCAATATCTTCGCGCTGCTCGCCTTCGCCGCCGGCTTCCTCGTGCGTCCGTTCGGCGCGTTGGTGTTCGGCCGCCTCGGCGATCTCGTCGGCCGCAAATACACCTTCCTCGTCACCATCCTCATCATGGGCTTCTCGACCTTCGTCGTGGGCCTCCTGCCCGGTGCCGCGTCCATCGGCATCGCCGCCCCGATCATCCTGATCCTGCTGCGCATGCTGCAGGGCCTGGCGCTCGGCGGCGAGTATGGCGGCGCTGCCACCTATGTGGCCGAGCATGCCCCGGACGGCCGGCGCGGCTACTTCACATCGTGGATCCAGACGACGGCGACGCTCGGCCTGTTCCTGTCGCTGGTGGTCATCCTCGCGGTGCAGTTCATGGTCGGCAAGGAAGCATTCGCCGCCTGGGGCTGGCGCATCCCGTTCCTGCTCTCGGCCATCCTGCTCGGCGTTTCCGTTTGGATCCGCCTGAAGATGAACGAATCGCCCGCCTTTGCGAAGATGAAGGAAGAGGGCAAGGGCTCCAAGGCCCCGCTGACCGAAGCCTTCGGCCAGTGGCGCAATGCCAAGATCGCGCTGCTCGCACTGTTCGGTGCCGTCGTCGGCCAGGCCGTCGTCTGGTATTCCGGCCAGTTCTACGCGCTGTTCTTCCTGACGGGCGTGCTGAAGGTCGACGGTCAGTCGGCGAACCTGATGGTCGCGGCCTCGCTGCTGCTGGGCACCGGCTTCTTCGTCTTCTTCGGCTGGCTGTCGGACAAGATCGGCCGCAAGCCGATCATCATGGCCGGCCTGCTGCTTGCCATGCTGACCTACTTCCCGCTGTTCAAGGCGCTGACCTGGGCCGGCAACCCGGCGCTTGCCACCGCGCAGGATACGGTCCGTGCAACGGTCACCGCCGCTCCGGGCGACTGCAAGTTCCAGTTCAACCCGACAGGCACGGCGAAGTTCACCACCTCTTGCGACATCGCGACCGACTTCCTGACCCGCAACTCCGTACCCTATGACGTCGTCACCACGGCGGCTGCCGGTACGCCGGCCACGGTCAAGATCGGCGAAAAGACGATCACGAGCTACGACGCCATCGCCTCGGCAGACCAGGCAAAGGCGCTCGACGCCGGGTTCAAGAAGGACGTCAACATCGCGCTTCACGATGCCGGCTATCCGCTGGTCCGCGGCGCAGCCAAGGTTCCGGACAGCAAGCTCGACGCCTTCGTCGCCGCCAACCCGGAACTCGCCCTCGATGCCGCCGCCATCCGCGCCGGCGAGAAGGCGACCATGCCCGCGGCCGACCTCGTCACGGCCAAGCTGCTGACGGCCGAAGAAGCCGCCGGCGCCACCGACATGGCCGTCTACACGATCGACAAGGCCGGCGCCTTCACCATGGTCGCCGACCCCGCGAACGTGAACTGGGTCACGATCATCGCCGTGCTGACCGTGCTCGTGATCTATGTCACGATGGTCTACGGCCCGATCGCAGCCCTGCTGGTCGAACTGTTCCCGACCCGCATCCGCTACACCGGCATGTCGCTGCCCTATCATATCGGCAACGGCTGGTTCGGCGGCCTGCTTCCGGCAACGGCCTTCGCGATGAGCGCGGCCCAGGGCGATATCTACTATGGCCTCTGGTATCCGATCGTCTTCGCCGGCATCACCCTTGTCATCGGCCTTCTCTTCCTGCCGGAAACGAAGGACCGCGACATCCACGCCATGGACTGA
- a CDS encoding HpcH/HpaI aldolase/citrate lyase family protein — MNRTPHHHPLRLRRSVLSVPAANARALAKSAALDCDAIIFDLEDSVLPEKKADARAALIAHFETLDRSSGCEHVIRINTLDGPDGVLDLEAVLECMPDAVLLPKVSEPQDVLTVADWLSEAGADDGPRLWAMIETAAGLLNVAPLAETGRTHGGRLDCFVVGLNDLRKETGIADIAGRPYLVPLLLQVVVAARASGLDVVDAVFNDFADEEGLAAECRQGRHMGFDGKMLIHPAQIAAANEAYGVTEAEAAEALAIVAAFAAPENAGKAVINLAGRMVEKLHADQAGRLLAKADLINERKKNA, encoded by the coding sequence ATGAACAGGACACCCCACCACCATCCGCTTCGCCTGCGCCGCTCGGTGCTGAGCGTTCCCGCCGCAAATGCCCGGGCGCTTGCCAAGTCCGCCGCGCTCGATTGCGACGCAATCATCTTCGACCTCGAAGATTCCGTGCTGCCCGAGAAGAAGGCGGATGCGCGCGCCGCCCTCATCGCACATTTCGAGACGCTCGACCGGTCGTCCGGCTGCGAGCACGTCATCCGCATCAACACGCTCGATGGGCCGGACGGCGTGCTCGACCTGGAAGCGGTGCTCGAATGCATGCCCGATGCGGTGCTGCTGCCGAAGGTGTCGGAACCCCAGGACGTCCTGACCGTCGCCGACTGGCTTTCCGAGGCGGGTGCGGACGACGGCCCGCGGCTCTGGGCGATGATCGAGACCGCGGCCGGCCTGCTCAACGTCGCGCCGCTCGCCGAGACGGGCCGCACCCATGGCGGCCGGCTCGACTGCTTCGTCGTCGGCCTCAACGACCTGCGCAAGGAGACCGGCATCGCCGATATTGCCGGCCGACCCTATCTTGTGCCGCTGCTGCTGCAGGTCGTGGTGGCGGCACGGGCCTCGGGGCTCGATGTCGTCGATGCCGTGTTCAACGATTTTGCCGATGAGGAGGGCCTTGCGGCGGAGTGCCGGCAGGGCCGCCACATGGGCTTCGACGGCAAGATGCTGATCCATCCGGCGCAGATCGCGGCGGCGAACGAGGCCTATGGCGTGACGGAGGCCGAGGCGGCCGAGGCGCTCGCTATCGTCGCCGCCTTCGCTGCGCCGGAAAACGCCGGCAAGGCGGTCATCAACCTTGCCGGACGCATGGTCGAAAAACTCCATGCCGACCAGGCCGGGCGTCTTCTCGCCAAGGCCGACCTGATAAACGAGAGAAAGAAGAACGCATGA
- a CDS encoding (2Fe-2S)-binding protein, protein MLVCSCNFITDKEIVDVINSLLDEDCWQLIVPAKVYHAMQKRGRCCGCFPNVVDIIIRTTEQYHARRDSTDDEIFDFMTRLKQFHEENRRADLERRHKSHRAA, encoded by the coding sequence ATGCTGGTTTGCAGCTGCAACTTCATCACCGATAAGGAAATCGTTGACGTGATCAACAGCCTCCTCGACGAGGACTGTTGGCAGCTCATCGTGCCTGCAAAAGTCTATCACGCGATGCAGAAGCGCGGCCGTTGCTGCGGCTGTTTTCCCAATGTGGTGGACATCATCATCCGCACAACCGAGCAGTACCACGCCCGCCGTGACTCGACGGACGACGAGATATTTGATTTCATGACCCGCCTCAAACAATTCCATGAAGAAAACAGGAGAGCGGACCTTGAAAGGCGACACAAAAGTCATCGAGCAGCTTAA
- the leuB gene encoding 3-isopropylmalate dehydrogenase — translation MTARNLLLLPGDGIGPEAMAEVRKIIAYMNAELGAGFETDEGLVGGSAYDAHGAAISEGDMEKALAADAVLFGAVGGPKWDAVPYEVRPEAGLLRLRKDLKLFANLRPAICYPALANASSLKPELVEGLDILIVRELTGGVYFGEPKEIIDLGNGQKRGIDTQVYDTYEIERIAGVAFELARTRGNRVCSMEKRNVMKSGVLWNQVVTETHKRSYSDVQLEHMLADAGGMQLVRAPKQFDVIVTDNLFGDMLSDVAAMLTGSLGMLPSASLGAPDAKGQRKALYEPVHGSAPDIAGKGIANPIAMIASFAMCLRYSFNMVTEADNLEKAIADVLDSGIRTGDIMAEGSRQVGTAEMGDAILAAFKKLSA, via the coding sequence ATGACAGCGCGTAACCTCCTCCTTCTGCCCGGCGACGGCATCGGCCCGGAAGCCATGGCGGAAGTCCGCAAGATCATCGCCTATATGAACGCCGAGCTCGGCGCCGGCTTTGAAACCGACGAAGGCCTCGTCGGCGGCTCGGCCTATGACGCCCATGGCGCGGCGATCTCGGAAGGCGACATGGAGAAGGCGCTCGCGGCGGACGCCGTGCTGTTCGGCGCCGTCGGCGGCCCGAAATGGGATGCCGTGCCCTATGAGGTACGCCCGGAAGCCGGCCTGCTTCGCCTGCGCAAGGACCTGAAGCTCTTCGCGAACCTGCGCCCGGCGATCTGCTACCCGGCGCTCGCGAATGCCTCCTCGCTGAAGCCCGAGCTGGTCGAAGGCCTCGATATCCTCATCGTGCGCGAGCTGACCGGCGGCGTCTATTTCGGCGAACCGAAGGAGATCATCGATCTCGGCAACGGCCAGAAGCGCGGTATCGACACGCAGGTCTACGACACCTACGAGATCGAGCGCATCGCCGGCGTCGCCTTCGAGCTGGCCCGCACGCGCGGCAACCGCGTCTGCTCGATGGAAAAGCGCAACGTCATGAAGTCCGGCGTGCTGTGGAACCAGGTCGTGACGGAAACGCACAAGCGCAGCTATTCCGACGTTCAGCTCGAGCACATGCTGGCCGATGCCGGCGGCATGCAGCTTGTGCGCGCGCCGAAGCAGTTCGACGTCATCGTGACGGACAACCTCTTCGGCGACATGCTTTCCGACGTCGCTGCCATGCTGACCGGTTCGCTCGGCATGCTGCCGTCCGCCTCGCTCGGCGCGCCGGATGCCAAGGGCCAGCGCAAGGCGCTCTACGAGCCGGTGCACGGCTCGGCGCCCGATATCGCCGGCAAGGGCATCGCCAACCCGATCGCCATGATCGCCTCCTTCGCCATGTGCCTGCGCTACTCGTTCAACATGGTCACGGAAGCCGACAACCTCGAAAAGGCGATTGCCGACGTTCTCGACAGCGGCATCCGCACCGGCGACATCATGGCCGAGGGCAGCCGCCAGGTCGGCACCGCCGAGATGGGCGACGCGATCCTCGCCGCCTTCAAAAAGCTTTCCGCCTGA
- a CDS encoding aspartate-semialdehyde dehydrogenase codes for MGFKIAIAGATGNVGREMLNILAERGFPADEVVALASARSQGTEVSFGDRTLKVQNLENYDFSDTDICLMSAGGTVSQKYSPKIGAQGCVVIDNSSAWRYDAEVPLIVPEVNPDAIAQFSRKNIIANPNCSTAQLVVALKPLHDRATIKRVVVSTYQSVSGAGKEGMDELFQQTRAVFVADPVESKKFTKRIAFNVIPHIDSFMEDGYTKEEWKVLAETKKMLDPKIKVTCTAVRVPVFIGHSESVNIEFENEITADEAREILREAPGCQVIDKHENGGYITPYESAGEDATYISRIREDATVENGLNMWVVSDNLRKGAALNAIQIAELLVARGLIKAKKQAA; via the coding sequence ATGGGTTTCAAGATTGCAATCGCCGGCGCGACCGGCAATGTCGGCCGCGAGATGCTGAACATCCTCGCCGAGCGCGGCTTCCCTGCCGATGAGGTCGTGGCACTGGCATCCGCCCGCTCGCAGGGCACCGAAGTCTCCTTCGGCGACAGGACGCTGAAGGTGCAGAACCTCGAAAACTACGATTTCTCCGACACGGACATCTGCCTGATGTCGGCCGGCGGCACGGTTTCGCAGAAGTATTCACCGAAGATCGGTGCCCAGGGCTGCGTCGTCATCGACAATTCCTCGGCCTGGCGCTACGACGCGGAGGTTCCGCTGATCGTGCCGGAAGTGAACCCGGACGCCATCGCCCAGTTCAGCCGCAAGAACATCATCGCCAACCCGAATTGCTCGACCGCCCAGCTCGTCGTCGCGCTGAAGCCGCTGCATGACCGCGCCACGATCAAGCGCGTCGTCGTCTCGACCTACCAGTCCGTCTCGGGCGCCGGCAAGGAAGGCATGGACGAGCTCTTCCAGCAGACCCGCGCCGTCTTCGTCGCCGACCCGGTCGAATCGAAGAAGTTCACCAAGCGCATCGCCTTCAACGTCATTCCGCACATCGACAGCTTCATGGAAGACGGCTACACGAAGGAAGAGTGGAAGGTTCTCGCCGAGACCAAGAAGATGCTCGACCCCAAGATCAAGGTGACCTGCACGGCCGTGCGCGTTCCCGTCTTCATCGGCCATTCCGAATCGGTCAACATCGAGTTCGAGAACGAAATCACCGCGGACGAGGCCCGCGAGATCCTGCGCGAGGCGCCGGGTTGCCAGGTCATCGACAAGCACGAGAACGGCGGCTACATCACCCCGTACGAATCGGCCGGTGAGGACGCCACCTACATCTCGCGCATCCGCGAGGACGCAACCGTCGAAAACGGCCTCAACATGTGGGTCGTCTCCGACAACCTGCGCAAGGGTGCCGCCCTCAACGCCATCCAGATCGCGGAACTGCTCGTCGCCCGCGGCCTGATCAAGGCGAAGAAGCAGGCCGCCTGA
- a CDS encoding DUF1737 domain-containing protein, with protein sequence MKVYRFLTAPDDASFCHKVTLALNKGWELHGSPSYAYNAEAKVMQCGQAVVKDVPGKEYTPDIKLSEQ encoded by the coding sequence ATGAAAGTCTACCGCTTCCTGACCGCCCCCGACGACGCCTCGTTCTGCCACAAGGTGACGCTGGCGCTGAACAAGGGCTGGGAACTGCACGGCTCGCCGAGCTACGCCTACAATGCCGAGGCCAAGGTCATGCAGTGCGGCCAGGCGGTCGTGAAGGACGTTCCGGGCAAGGAATACACGCCGGATATCAAGCTTTCCGAGCAGTAA
- a CDS encoding RidA family protein, with product MRRLISSGSPFEATAGYSRAVVEGNWCFVSGTTGYDYATMIMPESVEEQTRNCLATIGKALEDAGFSFADVVRCHYYVTEAAFADRVFPILGETFGSIRPAATMVVCDLIRPEMLIEIEMTALRRS from the coding sequence ATGCGCCGGCTGATCTCCTCCGGCTCCCCTTTCGAAGCGACGGCGGGCTATTCGCGCGCCGTCGTCGAGGGCAACTGGTGCTTCGTTTCCGGCACGACCGGCTACGACTATGCCACCATGATCATGCCCGAAAGCGTCGAGGAGCAGACGCGCAACTGCCTTGCCACCATCGGCAAGGCCCTGGAGGACGCCGGCTTCTCCTTTGCCGACGTCGTGCGCTGCCACTACTATGTCACCGAAGCGGCCTTTGCCGACCGCGTCTTCCCGATCCTCGGCGAGACCTTCGGTTCGATCCGCCCCGCCGCCACCATGGTCGTCTGCGACCTCATCCGGCCGGAAATGCTGATCGAGATCGAGATGACGGCGCTGCGCCGCAGCTAG
- a CDS encoding divergent polysaccharide deacetylase family protein has protein sequence MGTDIHAPLGQDRKARPGPSGPSRFPARNVVFTLAVAGMLGFSGWTALAPSGLRTAPLAEPVEDASSQTPTGDKTDHKTAEAGDGVRRANGLSGARVEETRTDNGNVVRKYSPGTRDGTGPLIIEANRIGQDSRTAAFPNEDLLEETPDGKIPVVGLDGTRPMDQYARPWSGARGTRIAIVVGGLGLSQTGTQRAIRELPGEVTLAFAASGNSLPRWMQEARRDGHEILLQMPLEPFDYPQNDPGPYTLRTDLGEAGNLAELHRAMAKITNYTGIVNFMGGRFLSDADALEPVIRDIAGRGLLFLDDGSTAQSLSGTLAGAVEAPHAFADLQLDADLSEASVLKKLDELERIARRNGTAIGIASAFDESVDAIRKWCEEAGTRGIEIVGVASLATVPARK, from the coding sequence TTGGGCACAGACATTCACGCACCGCTCGGCCAGGACCGCAAGGCAAGGCCCGGACCGTCGGGACCGTCACGGTTCCCCGCGCGCAACGTCGTGTTCACACTCGCAGTTGCCGGCATGCTCGGCTTTTCCGGCTGGACCGCGCTCGCGCCGAGCGGCCTGCGCACCGCACCGCTTGCGGAGCCAGTTGAAGACGCCTCCTCCCAGACACCGACCGGCGACAAGACCGACCATAAGACCGCGGAAGCCGGCGACGGCGTGCGCCGCGCGAATGGCCTTTCCGGCGCCCGCGTCGAGGAAACCCGGACCGACAACGGTAATGTCGTACGCAAATATTCGCCCGGCACGCGCGACGGCACCGGCCCGCTCATTATCGAGGCGAACCGGATCGGTCAGGATTCCCGCACGGCAGCCTTCCCGAACGAAGACCTGCTGGAAGAGACCCCGGACGGCAAGATCCCCGTCGTCGGCCTCGACGGCACGCGGCCGATGGATCAATATGCACGACCCTGGTCCGGCGCGCGCGGCACGCGCATCGCCATCGTCGTCGGCGGGCTGGGCCTCAGCCAGACGGGCACGCAGCGCGCGATCCGCGAACTGCCGGGCGAGGTGACGCTCGCCTTCGCCGCCAGCGGCAACAGCCTGCCGCGCTGGATGCAGGAGGCGCGCCGCGACGGCCACGAGATTCTGCTGCAGATGCCGCTGGAGCCCTTCGACTATCCGCAGAACGACCCCGGCCCCTACACGCTGCGCACCGATCTCGGCGAAGCTGGAAATCTCGCCGAACTGCACCGCGCCATGGCGAAGATCACCAACTATACCGGCATCGTGAACTTCATGGGCGGCCGCTTCCTCTCCGATGCCGACGCGCTGGAGCCTGTCATCCGCGACATCGCCGGCCGCGGCCTGCTGTTCCTCGACGACGGCAGCACGGCGCAGTCGCTGTCGGGCACACTCGCGGGCGCCGTCGAGGCGCCGCATGCCTTTGCCGACCTCCAGCTCGATGCCGATCTCTCCGAGGCGTCGGTGCTGAAGAAGCTCGACGAGCTGGAACGCATCGCCCGGCGCAACGGCACGGCGATCGGCATCGCCTCGGCCTTCGATGAAAGTGTGGACGCGATCCGTAAATGGTGCGAGGAAGCGGGAACCCGCGGCATCGAGATCGTCGGCGTCGCCTCGCTCGCAACCGTTCCCGCCAGAAAATAG
- a CDS encoding phosphatase PAP2 family protein encodes MNRSLATSTLWILAATVVLVVALVPFDPTLSQRAQGLPGGIVAFNERITDFGTFAWMIYGSGFLVIVAYIVHRISRNETTAGRARTAWRLPLYFFLTIGATSALVHLFKLIVGRARPELFSEHGAYSLTPFAYDDLYSSFPSGHSAAVGAFFGAFSMLAPRLRPLFLIGALMIGASRVIVGAHYPSDVAAGLLLGLWTAVATAFFFAHRQWLFRFDERGWPLPKSLLAKPQ; translated from the coding sequence ATGAACCGATCGCTCGCCACCTCCACGCTCTGGATACTCGCCGCCACCGTCGTGCTCGTCGTGGCCCTCGTTCCCTTCGATCCAACGCTATCGCAACGCGCGCAGGGCCTACCCGGCGGCATCGTCGCCTTCAACGAGCGCATCACGGATTTCGGCACTTTCGCCTGGATGATCTACGGTTCCGGCTTTCTGGTCATCGTCGCCTATATCGTCCACCGGATCAGCCGGAACGAGACCACCGCAGGCCGCGCCAGAACCGCGTGGCGCCTGCCGCTCTACTTCTTCCTGACGATCGGGGCGACGAGCGCGCTGGTCCATCTCTTCAAGCTGATCGTCGGCCGCGCGCGGCCGGAGCTCTTTTCCGAGCACGGCGCCTACAGCCTGACGCCCTTCGCCTATGACGACCTCTATTCCAGCTTTCCCTCCGGCCACTCAGCGGCGGTCGGCGCTTTCTTCGGCGCCTTCTCCATGCTGGCGCCGCGGCTGCGCCCGCTCTTCCTCATCGGCGCCCTGATGATCGGCGCCTCCCGCGTCATCGTCGGCGCGCACTATCCAAGCGACGTGGCCGCCGGCCTGCTGCTCGGTCTGTGGACCGCCGTCGCCACCGCCTTCTTCTTCGCGCACCGGCAATGGCTCTTCCGTTTCGACGAACGCGGCTGGCCGCTGCCCAAATCGCTTCTTGCAAAACCCCAATGA